One Trichoderma asperellum chromosome 5, complete sequence genomic region harbors:
- a CDS encoding uncharacterized protein (TransMembrane:7 (o54-72i84-107o119-140i161-181o187-206i226-244o264-287i)) yields MSAPATFYEQLPLPTLDRPFGIHLWPIFDKLFTAVVGYSANDFEFVPFETPMSTLKSTSIFIVIYYFIIFGGRELMRNREPFKLKALFLIHNFYLTAISGFLLALFIEQLLPTVVRKGIFFAICNHDGGWTQPLVVLYYLNYLTKYLELLDTVFLFLKKKPLTFLHCYHHGATALLCYTQLIGLTSVSWVPIVLNLTVHVVMYWYYFQSARGIKIWWKEWVTRLQIIQFIIDLGFVYFASYTYFTSTYFPYMPNAGKCAGEEFAAFAGIGILSSYLVLFISFYFATYKKDGKTTTRKSLRRMSQAPLPDPVHMATYSNGKTNGTTTGAKTNGATARSRKA; encoded by the exons ATGTCGGCTCCCGCTACGTTTTACGAGCAGCTGCCGCTCCCTACGCTCGACCGCCCCTTCGGCATCCACCTATGGCCCATCTTTGACAAGCTCTTCACGGCCGTTGTTGGCTACTCGGCCAATGACTTCGAGTTCGTGCCTTTCGAGACTCCCATGTCCACCCTGAAGTCGAcgtccatcttcatcgtcatctactacttcatcatctttggcggccGAGAGCTGATGCGCAACCGCGAGCCTTTCAAGCTCAAGgcgctcttcctcatccacaACTTCTACCTGACCGCTATTAGCGGCTTCCTCCTGGCTCTCTTCATTGAGCAGCTTCTGCCTACCGTTGTCCGTAAGGGTatcttctttgccatctGCAACCACGATGGCGGCTGGACTCAGCCTCTGGTTGTCCTCTACTAC CTCAACTACCTGACCAAGTACCTTGAGCTGCTCGACACCGTCTTCCTGTTCctcaagaagaagcctttGACCTTCCTCCACTGCTACCACCACGGTGCCACCGCTCTTCTTTGCTACACCCAGCTGATTGGCTTGACCTCCGTCTCTTGGGTTCCTATTGTCCTTAACCTGACTGTGCACGTTGTCATGTACTGGTACTACTTCCAGAGCGCTCGTGGCATCAAGATCTGGTGGAAGGAGTGGGTTACTCGTCTCCAGATCATCCAATTCATCATTGACCTGG GTTTCGTCTACTTCGCTTCCTACACCTACTTCACCTCGACCTACTTCCCTTACATGCCCAACGCTGGCAAGTGCGCCGGTGAGGAGTTTGCTGCCTTTGCTGGCATTGGTATCCTCAGCTCATACCtggtcctcttcatctccttctaCTTCGCCACCTACAAGAAGGACGGCAAGACTACTACTCGCAAGTCTCTGCGACGCATGAGCCAGGCTCCTCTTCCCGACCCTGTCCACATGGCTACCTACTCCAACGGCAAGACCAATGGCACTACCACTGGTGCCAAGACCAACGGTGCCACTGCTAGGTCCCGCAAGGCTTAA
- the COX6 gene encoding Cytochrome c oxidase subunit 6 (BUSCO:EOG092D4BMV), whose protein sequence is MQSAALFRAATRGSSMVRAAARPAPFAVRSAVVAARPFSISASRKAEHAEETFEEFTARFEKEFDAVQDVFELQRNLNNAFAYDLVPSPSVVAAALKAARRVNDFATAVRIFEGIKAKVENKNQYQQYLDELKPLREELGVELKEDLYPEEK, encoded by the exons ATGCAGTCCGCCGCCCTGTTCCGCGCCGCCACCCGTGGCTCCTCCATGGTCCGCGCCGCCGCTCGTCCCGCGCCCTTCGCCGTCCGCTCGGCTGTCGTCGCTGCTCGCCCTTTCAGCATCTCTGCCTCCCGAAAGGCCGAGCACGCTGAGGAGACCTTTGAGGAGTTCACTGCCAG ATTCGAGAAGGAGTTTGATGCTGTGCAGGACGTCTTCGAGCTCCAG CGTAACCTCAACAACGCCTTCGCCTACGATCTCGTCCCTTCACCCTccgtcgttgctgctgccctCAAGGCTGCCCGAAGAGTCAACGACTTCGCTACCGCTGTCCGCATCTTCGAAG gcatcaaggccaaggtcGAGAACAAGAACCAGTACCAGCAGTACCTGGACGAGCTCAAGCCCCTGCGAGAGGAGCTTGGCGTCGAGCTGAAGGAGGACCTTTACCCCGAGGAGAAATAA
- a CDS encoding uncharacterized protein (EggNog:ENOG41), with amino-acid sequence MPRSRRGAAKKSKNRKPPADQDLGWYTIRRILDEKTVRGRVQYFVEWDDNAVTGQVYDPTWSSEVTALALQEWERVKAQRLQKDRQEQQLIDQQLEQQLQPEPGSDSEPESGLKERQGQQLPVQLPNHQGQKVQQESTLDQESDASQPPRPAHRRRPVKVNASQQKRQRSPSVASSSSDSSSTRPHKVIRSDTCGSLCDEPGPSLVSSPSISTPSEFPDLPDADISGYRTRATSALVVEIPKNSNINRADYLSVLGSQSSSKSSQSLAELESEDSRVSIVPNNQRTVPGSQEGTNPSWTQIHIPRELLQLSPRLIESQPRDCSPESSSRVIPDSLEDPSTTTSQLSGKATERKASENFIQTLHDTVGSDIPSHQPDRPGDIPEANSPALSPSLSHGTPAACASQAVISSGSSVLVFTQSDASPRFLTQPPISLALEHLENSLTSRIFESPAHPVAEIVSTISSSTPSASDPRASQAAQIVSRNFEIPSQPLTEGESLRSLPQSQITPHQPINAGDQSLVSTSACQSKTAKSPPPLLVPEISRLAAVAIPQIKPLTPLNSFKVRKMENETPEQASERIQRRLDAELSAIFRLDEFDVGATTASYNVDQPESHQTQPNQPSTGALEEHVTPVKEGTRNTHAELPVHSSELPLGVGPLPIKEKAPSENVEAAAEGTAHDKDSTPVIASRSRPPIPRRSVAEELADIFSPVFGGSGSGQPQSIAESVQAEPIEAEQTTVSLADISRQPEPAYKDIPLLSFTHPSEPLMQEPSSDPIHSEQVHSEHSPTESSASPPAAQPSPATLQHYTVTLPFQASLRQRYNNIIVEYRVPFLEFNRCFSGEDYSEPDPSLVNRINELFNNLLNVCDYPENIVGSDLEMLPPGQQAKYCCDANPKFNFIFELLGGIEDHSNILIVARSPELLRLLSHLAESLKMQFSCEAIGRSDLSSGGSSSRLVLALPTEDIDTRDFDVVIGYDHSFRHSSVAQGLSRSPSTNRRQLVLVLVTTHSIEHLDLHIPDDLPPIERKSVLVSAIVRAWNLVESPNHGYQEPHEIASLFIEFLASDQDTPMWDPIPVPEAILDVYVHSQSQSQMPPTVSQQERETGRKRKHNDFDDFDNKRPRVLSIGQMVSSIGTGMPPLSDEVKALLESATPKEDTSRPEVLVNVPQAVLQILAEKFAEYERRIETIDHEAEYQAVISGLEKRLKDYERTAHKMYESQRAALQDRSRFEAEKRKIETAMQSAANQSEREAEKAKKRILELEATVARLTEDPNTSDPKDTPLAKSESLLHEAQAKVAVLEKRLENAHKDADYIRSLYQDAADTASGLKSENNQLRSQNEDLGKKASENFAQIHEIQERNTTKLYLEQITELKFQIKEREIELDRAREELRQLKNGRRETRQSSVPRSPRMGMMSPRTISRAYGGPASRGASPAAGAGIEGMQFYGQQPGNGRWDHLRG; translated from the exons ATGCCGAGGTCACGCAGAGGAGCCGCAAAGAAGTCCAAGAATCGCAAACCGCCCGCTGACCAGGACCTAGGCTGGTACACCATCAGGCGTATCCTTGATGAAAAGACCGTGAGAGGCCGTGTTCAATATTTTGTCGAATGGGACGATAACGCCGTCACCGGACAAGTATATGATCCTACCTGG AGCTCTGAAGTCACAGCTTTGGCCCTACAGGAATGGGAACGGGTCAAAGCTCAGCGTCTTCAAAAGGACCGCCAGGAACAACAGCTCATTGACCAGCAGCTTgaacagcagcttcagccagAACCAGGATCAGACTCAGAGCCTGAGTCAGGCCTGAAGGAACGGCAAGGCCAGCAGTTACCAGTGCAGCTGCCAAACCACCAGGGACAGAAAGTACAACAGGAATCCACGTTAGATCAAGAGAGTGACGCGAGCCAACCGCCGCGACCTGCTCACCGGCGTCGCCCAGTGAAGGTCAACGCATCACAGCAGAAGCGCCAACGCTCACCCTCTgtagcttcatcttcttccgaCTCATCTTCTACCCGCCCTCATAAAGTTATTAGAAGCGACACCTGCGGATCTTTGTGCGACGAGCCCGGACCGTCTCTTGTCTCTTCGCCTTCAATCTCTACCCCCTCCGAATTTCCAGACCTACCTGACGCAGACATCTCAGGATATCGCACACGAGCTACTTCCGCTCTGGTAGTGGAGATTCCCAAGAACTCAAATATCAACCGGGCTGATTATCTGAGTGTTCTTGGCTCGCAATCGAGTAGCAAATCCTCACAGTCGCTTGCCGAACTTGAGAGCGAGGATAGTCGTGTCTCCATTGTACCAAACAATCAAAGAACCGTTCCGGGCTCCCAGGAAGGTACAAATCCATCCTGGACTCAAATCCATATTCCAAGGGAATTGCTACAGTTATCTCCTAGGTTAATCGAATCTCAGCCTCGAGACTGTTCACCCGAGTCAAGTTCTCGTGTCATTCCAGATTCCCTTGAAGATCCTTCGACGACGACATCCCAGCTGTCTGGTAAGGCAACTGAGAGGAAAGCATCTGAGAATTTCATTCAAACGCTTCATGATACTGTTGGCTCAGACATCCCTTCTCATCAGCCTGACCGACCAGGAGACATCCCAGAAGCAAACAGCCCTGCTCTATCTCCATCTCTATCACACGGCACACCTGCCGCGTGCGCATCGCAAGCCGTAATATCATCGGGGTCATCTGTACTTGTCTTCACACAATCAGACGCAAGCCCAAGGTTTCTTACCCAACCACCAATCTCACTTGCCTTGGAGCACCTAGAGAACTCTTTAACTAGCCGAATCTTCGAATCACCTGCTCATCCTGTCGCAGAGATTGTATCTACCATCAGCTCTAGCACTCCATCTGCGTCAGACCCAAGGGCATCTCAAGCTGCTCAAATAGTTTCTCGCAACTTTGAAATACCGTCTCAGCCTCTTACAGAAGGCGAGTCTTTGAGAAGTCTGCCCCAATCCCAAATCACACCCCATCAGCCCATCAACGCGGGGGATCAAAGCCTTGTCTCGACTTCAGCTTGCCAATCAAAGACTGCCAAGTCTCCGCCGCCACTATTAGTACCAGAAATCAGCCGCCTAGCAGCGGTTGCAATTCCACAGATTAAGCCACTCACCCCCCTAAATTCTTTCAAAGTCCGCAAGATGGAGAACGAAACTCCCGAGCAAGCTTCCGAAAGGATACAGCGCAGATTAGATGCAGAGCTCTCTGCAATTTTTCGCCTAGATGAGTTTGACGTCGGGGCTACTACTGCATCATACAATGTCGATCAACCAGAATCGCATCAGACGCAACCTAATCAGCCTTCAACGGGAGCGTTAGAAGAGCATGTTACGCCAGTCAAGGAAGGCACAAGGAACACTCATGCTGAGCTACCTGTGCACTCGTCTGAACTACCCCTTGGTGTGGGACCGCTTCCTATTAAAGAAAAGGCGCCTTCTGAGAATgtagaagcagcagccgagGGGACAGCACACGATAAGGACAGTACTCCTGTTATAGCATCTAGATCACGGCCCCCAATTCCCCGAAGATCCGTTGCCGAAGAATTGGCCGATATATTTAGCCCAGTCTTTGGCGGATCTGGGTCGGGGCAACCGCAGTCTATCGCCGAATCTGTACAGGCAGAACCCATAGAAGCAGAGCAAACTACAGTCTCCCTTGCGGACATAAGTCGCCAACCGGAACCGGCTTACAAAGACATCCCTCTGCTATCTTTCACTCATCCCAGTGAACCTCTCATGCAGGAGCCTTCCTCAGATCCGATACATTCTGAGCAGGTTCATAGCGAACACAGCCCTACCGAATCATCGGCATCTCCTCCTGCAGCACAGCCTTCGCCAGCTACGCTTCAACACTATACAGTGACACTCCCATTCCAAGCAAGCCTTCGCCAGAGGTATAACAACATAATAGTTGAGTACAGGGTCCCTTTCTTGGAGTTTAACAGGTGTTTCAGCGGTGAAGACTACTCAGAGCCGGATCCATCGCTAGTTAATCGTATCAACGAGCTATTCAATAACTTGTTGAACGTGTGTGATTACCCTGAGAACATTGTGGGAAGCGACCTTGAAATGCTACCTCCAGGACAGCAAGCTAAATATTGCTGCGATGCTAACCCAAAGTTCAACTTCATATTTGAACTCTTGGGTGGAATTGAGGATCATTCCAACATTCTAATCGTCGCTCGCTCACCAGAACTCCTTCGGCTCCTTTCTCACTTGGCTGAGTCCCTCAAGATGCAATTCAGTTGTGAAGCCATTGGCAGATCAGATCTCTCGTCTGGTGGCTCAAGTTCTAGACTCGTCCTAGCGCTGCCAACTGAAGACATTGATACTCGAGATTTTGATGTCGTGATCGGATACGACCACTCTTTTAGGCACTCTTCTGTCGCACAAGGGCTATCGAGAAGCCCTAGTACCAATAGACGACAGCTTGTCTTGGTCCTGGTTACAACTCATTCAATTGAGCATCTCGATCTCCACATACCAGATGATTTGCCTCCAATAGAGCGAAAAAGCGTCTTAGTCTCAGCGATCGTACGCGCTTGGAATCTGGTGGAGAGTCCTAACCACGGCTACCAAGAACCACATGAGATTGCTTCTCTGTTCATAGAATTCCTAGCAAGCGATCAAGATACGCCGATGTGGGATCCAATACCTGTCCCAGAGGCCATCCTTGACGTTTATGTACATTCTCAGTCACAGTCACAGATGCCACCAACAGTCTCACAGCAAGAACGGGAAACTGGTCGAAAACGCAAACAT AATGACTTTGATGACTTTGACAACAAGAGACCACGAGTACTCTCTATTGGGCAAATGGTTTCTTCAATTGGAACGGGCATGCCTCCTTTATCTGACGAagtaaaagctttattagaAAGCGCCACACCAAAAGAGGATACCTCTCGCCCAGAGGTACTGGTTAATGTTCCCCAAGCAGTCTTGCAAATCTTGGCAGAAAAG TTTGCCGAGTATGAACGTCGCATAGAAACAATCGATCACGAGGCAGAATATCAAGCAGTCATTTCAGGTCTTGAAAAGCGGCTTAAAGATTACGAGAGAACGGCGCACAAGATGTACGAGTCACAGCGTGCTGCACTGCAAGATCGTTCTCGATTCGAGGCTGAGAAGCGTAAAATTGAAACTGCCATGCAGTCTGCGGCAAATCAGTCCGAGAGAGAAGccgaaaaagcaaagaagaggattCTAGAGTTGGAGGCTACTGTGGCACGGCTTACAGAAGACCCCAATACCTCTGATCCAAAGGATACACCTTTGGCGAAATCCGAAAGCCTCTTACACGAAGCACAGGCTAAGGTTGCTGTCCTTGAGAAGCGCCTAGAAAACGCCCACAAGGACGCAGACTATATTCGAAGCTTGTATCAAGACGCAGCCGATACGGCTTCTGGATTGAAATCAGAAAACAACCAGCTGAGAAGCCAGAACGAGGACCTAGGTAAAAAGGCTTCCGAGAACTTTGCTCAAATCCATGAAATCCAGGAGCGAAATACTACCAAGTTGTATCTTGAGCAGATTACAGAGCTCAAGTTTCAAATCAAAGAGCGAGAGATAGAATTAGATCGTGCTCGTGAGGAGCTACGACAGCTCAAGAACGGGCGGCGGGAGACTCGACAGTCTAGCGTACCTCGGAGTCCACGCATGGGTATGATGAGTCCACGGACAATTTCCCGAGCATACGGAGGTCCAGCTAGCAGAGGGGCTAGCCCGGCTGCGGGAGCTGGCATCGAAGGTATGCAGTTTtatggccagcagccaggaAATGGCCGATGGGATCATTTAAGAGGATAG